In the genome of Polaribacter atrinae, one region contains:
- the metE gene encoding 5-methyltetrahydropteroyltriglutamate--homocysteine S-methyltransferase — translation MKTTILGHPRIGEKRELKKAIESYWKANISEKELLEIASDIKKKNWLNQKDIGIDLIPSNDFSLYDQVLDMSLTLNCIPKRFRELKNKVSFVDLYFSMARGFQKDKFDIVAMEMTKWFDTNYHYLVPEFEKEQQFELNSCKIISEYREALQIGINTKPVLIGPLTYLLIGKEKENGFHRLDLIDRLLPAYIDLIEELKNEGVTYIQFDEPYLSLDLTNKEQEVYLETYTILKDKFPEIQFILANYFGTLHDNLNLTLSLPVDVLHVDLIRGLDELDTILKHQKKEQILSLGIVDGRNIWKTNFDASTEIINKAKAIKGDNIWISSSCSLLHSPYDLANEKDSAIPEEVMQWLSFAKQKLQEIVLLKKIAQGTLQASDIKEIEANKLAFINKEKSALIHNNKVKQRINALTEADSLRKSIFAERQKKQQQELQLPLFPTTTIGSFPQTKEVRSLRLKYKKKQLSEEKYNSFLEEEITSAIKFQENIGLDVLVHGEFERNDMVEYFGERLAGFAFSNFGWVQSYGSRCVKPPILFGDVSREKPMTVKWTAYAQSLSKKYVKGMLTGPVTILQWSFVRDDQSRAQTCNQIALAIRDEVADLEKAGIKIIQIDEPAIREGLPLRKNNWAAYLKWAVNAFKISASVVKDDTQIHTHMCYSEFNDIIANIADMDADVITIETSRSEMELLDVFVDFKYPNEIGPGVYDIHSPRVPNVYEIESLLIKATNLLPQENIWVNPDCGLKTRDWPETKLALENLVASAKLMRERVASVV, via the coding sequence ATGAAAACTACTATTTTAGGGCATCCAAGAATTGGAGAAAAAAGAGAACTAAAAAAAGCAATTGAAAGTTACTGGAAAGCAAACATCAGTGAAAAAGAATTATTAGAAATTGCTAGCGACATCAAAAAGAAAAACTGGTTGAATCAAAAAGATATAGGAATTGATTTGATTCCTTCGAATGATTTTTCTTTATACGACCAAGTTTTAGACATGTCGTTAACGTTAAATTGCATTCCTAAACGATTTAGAGAATTAAAAAATAAGGTTTCATTTGTAGATTTATATTTTTCTATGGCTCGTGGTTTTCAAAAAGATAAGTTTGATATCGTAGCGATGGAAATGACCAAATGGTTTGATACAAATTATCATTATTTGGTTCCTGAGTTTGAAAAAGAGCAACAATTTGAATTAAATTCATGTAAAATTATTAGCGAATATCGCGAAGCTTTACAAATAGGTATCAATACTAAACCCGTATTAATTGGACCTTTAACCTACCTTTTAATAGGAAAGGAAAAAGAAAATGGATTTCATAGATTAGATTTAATAGACCGTTTATTACCTGCTTATATTGATTTAATTGAAGAATTAAAAAATGAAGGTGTTACGTATATTCAGTTTGATGAGCCTTATTTATCCTTAGATTTAACCAATAAAGAACAAGAGGTTTATTTAGAAACTTACACTATTTTGAAAGATAAGTTTCCGGAGATTCAATTCATTTTAGCTAATTATTTCGGAACCTTACATGATAATTTAAACCTAACACTTTCTTTACCTGTTGATGTTTTACACGTAGATTTAATAAGAGGTTTAGATGAATTGGACACTATTTTAAAGCATCAAAAGAAAGAGCAAATACTTTCTTTGGGTATTGTTGATGGACGAAATATTTGGAAAACCAATTTTGATGCATCCACAGAAATTATCAACAAAGCAAAAGCTATTAAAGGCGATAATATTTGGATTTCTTCTTCATGTTCTTTGTTGCACAGTCCGTATGATTTAGCAAATGAAAAAGACAGTGCTATACCAGAAGAAGTAATGCAATGGTTGTCTTTTGCGAAACAAAAATTACAAGAAATTGTATTGCTTAAAAAAATAGCTCAAGGCACCTTACAAGCTTCCGACATTAAAGAAATTGAAGCCAACAAACTCGCTTTTATCAACAAAGAAAAATCTGCACTTATACATAACAACAAAGTTAAACAACGTATAAATGCATTAACAGAAGCAGATAGTTTAAGGAAAAGTATTTTTGCAGAAAGACAGAAAAAACAGCAACAAGAATTACAATTACCTCTTTTCCCTACCACAACTATTGGTTCTTTTCCTCAAACAAAAGAAGTTAGATCTTTACGATTAAAATACAAAAAGAAGCAATTATCCGAAGAAAAATATAACTCATTTTTAGAAGAAGAAATAACTAGTGCTATCAAATTTCAAGAAAATATTGGTTTAGATGTATTGGTACATGGTGAGTTTGAGCGAAATGACATGGTAGAATATTTTGGAGAAAGATTGGCTGGTTTTGCCTTTTCTAATTTTGGATGGGTACAAAGCTATGGTTCTAGATGTGTAAAACCGCCTATTCTTTTTGGTGATGTTTCTAGAGAAAAGCCGATGACTGTAAAATGGACAGCATATGCGCAGAGTCTATCTAAAAAATATGTAAAAGGAATGCTTACTGGCCCTGTAACTATTTTACAATGGTCTTTTGTTAGAGATGACCAATCGAGAGCACAAACGTGCAATCAAATTGCTTTAGCCATAAGAGATGAAGTTGCAGATTTAGAAAAAGCAGGCATAAAAATTATTCAGATTGATGAACCTGCCATAAGAGAAGGTTTGCCATTAAGAAAAAATAATTGGGCAGCCTATTTAAAATGGGCGGTTAATGCTTTTAAAATATCGGCAAGTGTGGTTAAAGATGATACTCAAATTCATACACACATGTGTTATTCTGAATTTAACGATATCATTGCAAATATTGCAGATATGGATGCCGATGTAATTACCATAGAAACGTCACGTTCGGAAATGGAATTATTAGATGTTTTTGTCGACTTTAAATATCCCAATGAAATTGGACCTGGAGTTTATGACATTCATTCTCCAAGAGTACCAAACGTATATGAAATAGAAAGTTTACTAATAAAAGCAACAAATTTATTACCTCAAGAAAACATTTGGGTAAACCCAGATTGTGGTCTAAAAACGAGAGATTGGCCAGAAACAAAATTGGCTTTAGAGAATTTAGTTGCTTCTGCAAAATTAATGAGAGAAAGAGTAGCAAGTGTCGTTTAA
- a CDS encoding NAD(P)/FAD-dependent oxidoreductase, which translates to MNIPQTSFPRVVIIGGGFAGLAAAKGLEKQELQVVLIDKHNYHTFQPLLYQVATGGLEPDSIAFPLRKRFNDVDNFYFRLTEVEKINTENNTIETSIGNLEYDELIIATGSTTNFFGNTNIKKHTMEMKSIPQSLNIRSLILENFEEALLTSNIEERNALMNFVIVGGGPTGVELAGALAEMKKGILPKDYPDLDIRQMQINLIQSSDCLLKGMSAKASEKAEDFLIKLGVNVWKNLRVLDYDGKTVTTKGDDHFRAETVIWAAGVKGQMIDGLNAACVIERAARIKVNEFSQVISYPNVYAIGDVACMSSEKKPYGHPMMAQPAIQQGKLVAKNILAKLFNKEQKAFVYKDKGSMATIGRNKAVVDLPKWKFQGVFAWFVWMFVHLFSLIGFRNKAIVFLNWVYNYIRFDRETRLIIRPYKKKNKYSFKS; encoded by the coding sequence ATGAATATTCCACAAACTAGTTTTCCAAGAGTTGTTATTATTGGTGGCGGGTTTGCAGGTTTAGCTGCTGCAAAAGGATTAGAAAAACAAGAACTACAAGTTGTTTTAATTGATAAACACAATTACCACACTTTTCAACCTTTATTATACCAAGTTGCAACAGGTGGTTTAGAGCCAGATTCTATTGCTTTTCCACTAAGAAAACGTTTTAATGATGTTGATAACTTCTATTTTAGATTAACAGAAGTAGAAAAAATAAACACAGAAAACAACACCATTGAAACCTCTATTGGTAATTTAGAATATGATGAATTAATTATAGCTACAGGTTCTACAACCAACTTTTTTGGTAATACCAATATCAAAAAACACACGATGGAAATGAAGTCCATTCCGCAATCTTTAAACATTAGAAGTTTAATTTTAGAAAATTTTGAAGAGGCTTTATTAACTTCTAACATAGAAGAAAGAAATGCCTTAATGAATTTTGTAATTGTAGGTGGCGGACCAACAGGTGTAGAATTAGCAGGTGCTTTGGCAGAAATGAAAAAAGGTATTCTTCCTAAAGATTATCCGGATTTAGATATTAGACAAATGCAGATTAACTTAATTCAAAGTTCTGATTGTTTGTTAAAAGGGATGAGTGCTAAAGCTTCTGAAAAAGCAGAAGATTTTCTAATAAAATTAGGCGTTAATGTTTGGAAAAATTTACGTGTTTTAGATTATGACGGAAAAACTGTAACCACAAAAGGCGATGATCATTTTAGAGCAGAAACCGTTATTTGGGCTGCTGGAGTAAAAGGTCAAATGATTGATGGTTTAAACGCAGCATGTGTTATAGAGAGAGCTGCAAGAATAAAAGTGAATGAGTTTAGCCAAGTTATAAGTTACCCAAATGTCTATGCAATTGGTGATGTTGCTTGTATGTCTTCAGAAAAAAAACCTTACGGACACCCAATGATGGCACAACCTGCCATTCAGCAAGGTAAATTAGTAGCAAAAAATATTTTAGCAAAACTGTTTAACAAAGAACAAAAAGCATTTGTTTATAAAGACAAAGGTTCTATGGCAACTATTGGGCGTAATAAAGCGGTTGTAGATTTACCAAAATGGAAATTTCAAGGAGTTTTTGCTTGGTTTGTTTGGATGTTTGTACATCTTTTTTCTTTAATTGGTTTTAGAAACAAAGCCATCGTTTTTCTAAATTGGGTCTATAATTATATCCGTTTCGATAGAGAAACTCGTTTAATTATAAGACCTTATAAAAAGAAAAATAAATATTCTTTTAAAAGTTAA